A region from the Xiphias gladius isolate SHS-SW01 ecotype Sanya breed wild chromosome 20, ASM1685928v1, whole genome shotgun sequence genome encodes:
- the rnf165a gene encoding E3 ubiquitin-protein ligase RNF165, translating to MVLVHVGYLVLPVFGSVRNRGAHFTRHHNSHATSCRHFHLGAPQAPISAEFPLGHASQPPQTGLATHLPPAHHPPLTALPAPPQFQDVPGPPFLPQALHQQYLIQQQLLEAQHRRILPHSRRTQERIPLNPHRLRSGYEYSPPLHVPQPMTQQPRYLAEGTDWDLSVDAGLPHHQYQLQQLPQHYQHYLASPRMHHFPRNTSSAQVVVHEIRNYPYPQLHLLALQSLNPSRHATAVRESYEELLQLEDRLGSVSRGAVQTTIERFTFPHKYKKRKPLQLKIGEEEETDVDEKCTICLSMLEDGEDVRRLPCMHLFHQGCVDQWLATSRKCPICRVDIETQLNPDS from the exons GAGCACACTTCACCAGGCATCACAACAGCCATGCTACCTCCTGCCGACACTTCCACCTGGGCGCTCCCCAGGCGCCCATCTCAGCCGAGTTCCCTCTAGGACACGCCAGCCAGCCCCCTCAGACAGGCCTGGCCACCCACCTGCCCCCGGCACACCATCCGCCCCTCACTGCCCTGCCCGCACCCCCTCAGTTCCAGGATGTGCCGGGGCCTCCATTCCTACCTCAGGCCTTACACCAGCAATACCTCATCCAGCAGCAACTTCTTGAAGCGCAGCACCGCAGGATCCTCCCGCACTCCAG AAGAACCCAGGAGCGTATTCCGCTGAACCCTCACCGACTGCGCTCAGGCTATGAGTACTCCCCTCCCCTCCACGTTCCCCAGCCAATGACACAGCAGCCGCGGTACCTGGCCGAAGGCACCGACTG GGATCTCAGCGTAGATGCCGGCCTCCCTCACCACCAGTACCAGCTCCAGCAGCTTCCACAGCACTATCAGCATTACCTAGCCTCCCCTCGAATGCACCACTTCCCCAGGAACACATCCTCCGCACAAGTG GTTGTGCATGAAATCAGAAACTACCCGTACCCCCAGCTGCACCTGTTGGCACTGCAGAGTCTGAATCCTTCAAGGCATGCCACCGCTGTGCGAGAAAGTTATGAG GAGCTGTTGCAGCTGGAGGATCGGCTGGGGAGTGTCAGCAGAGGAGCTGTTCAGACAACCATAGAGAGATTCACCTTTCCACACAAATACAAGAAG AGAAAGCCCCTGCAGCTGAAGattggggaggaggaggaaacagatgTGGATGAGAAATGTACCATCTGTTTGTCCATGCTGGAGGACGGAGAGGATGTCAG gaGACTGCCCTGCATGCACCTCTTCCACCAGGGCTGCGTGGACCAATGGCTGGCCACCAGCAGGAAGTGTCCAATCTGCCGAGTTGACATCGAGACACAGCTGAACCCTGACAGCTGA